A stretch of the Archangium violaceum genome encodes the following:
- a CDS encoding type I polyketide synthase, translating into MSMSEADYIARLRKAAITLKEMEGKLGALERTRSEPIAIIGMGCRLPGGASTPEAFWKLLDGGVDAVSPAPADRWGKDPYDAGDTATPDQQSARWGAFLKERMDLFDPHFFGISPREAMSLDPQQRVLLEVTWEALERAGLVPEQLMGSKTGVFLGVNTNDYEQYILPRDPTSLDVYHFTGNGHCFPPGRLSYVLGLQGPSLAVDTACSSSLVAVHLACQSLRNGESSMALAGGVSLILLPWVTHLLATSQALSPDGRCKTFDAQANGYVRGEGCGIVVLKRLSDAQAAGDKILAVIRGSAVNQDGRSTGLTAPNVLAQKAMLKAALENARVSPSDITYVETHGTGTSLGDPIEVEALTEVIGQPREDGSQVVLGAVKTNVGHLEAAAGVTALIKTVLSLQNEAIPGNLNFKRLNPRIKLEGTPFVIPTRRVEWKKGGKRRFAGVSGFGMSGTNAHLILEEAPDTEPLAAEQSPTERVLTLSARTAPALDALAREYVKFLGAEGEGQSWSERDIAFTAAQRRTHHKQRLALVGRSKQDWRQALEAYLEGEQPGGVSRSEVAGEKSKVVFVFPGQGSQWEGMGRKLLQQEPVFRAALEECDAAIREETGWSLLEELQASGEQSKLDRIDVIQPALFAMSVGLAALWKHWGVQPDAVIGHSMGEVAAAYVAGALSLQDAASIICRRSLLMRRLSGRGAMALVELSLEQAREEVKGLEQKLSVAVSNGPRATVLSGEPQALEEVIQKLEKRGVFCRRIKVDVASHSPQMDEIRDELLGALSSVKGLAPRITLQSTVVGRPVAEGELSANYWVSNLREPVLFAQGVDQLLKSGHDVFLEMSPHPILLPSVQEALADTKSKGLAVASLRREQDDRRVLLESVAALHTHGLSVDWKQVNGEQGQRAPLPTYPWQRERYWLEETAQAPAVAQMARSTTARTGPVVHPLLGTPVPLSVEGGPRFWEYTLSAETAPYLVDHQVQGEVVVPAAAYSELGLAAAAATHGEKPYVLEDVSFQRMLSLSASNAYTVQVALTDKGEGRMGFQVSSLQNVGWIRHAAGTIRANDELPPGERVMHEPPKQLIERCPNVIATQANYELLRNQGLEYGPYFQGVKELWQGAGEVLGRVTHLEGPEAPLAGYRLHPALLDSCFQVLGVLLFAPEGNETGEPETYVAVGMEKVHFYRPLEREVWAHGWLRKREGSGKESRIGDVVMMNEAGEVLAEVKGLRVQRLEGGGRTKPVGEEWLYALDWKRHEGTLSEQGPEGEGAWLVLSDARGTGDALAELLEARGQRCVTVVASDGYEKLEAGRFRVNAAAAEDYRRVLKEAFGDAGCRGVVHLWSLDASDTEDLEQALRQGSQSALYLAQSLVRQGWRDTPRLWLATRGAHAVKQGESVALAQTPLWGFGRALTLEHPELQTILVDVVGENAKAQALTLLKELGATDGETQVAWRGEARYAARLSRGTYEALGGEPKALEAEATYLLTGGLGGLGLSVAKWMVEKGARNLVLMGRGEPTEAARQTLQELEKAGARVVVERADVSRREQLQAAFARMEKELPPLKGVVHAAVVLEDRTVLEMDGERFARPLPPKVQGAWNLHTLTADKPLDFFIMYSSAASLLGSPGQSNYAAANAFMDALAHHRRSKGLTGLSINWGAFSDVGQAAAQANRGERLSFRGISGLKPAQGTAVLGRLLSSRAAQVSVMQLDARQWLEFYPSASSPLWTQLLAEPTQAKAEEPGAAKIREELRKAEPARRLPVLEEHLAGHMARVLRLEASKIDRMEAFTNMGLDSLMSLELRNKLESSLGLKLSATLLFTYPNLAALAEYLLGKIAASEETTAQAAAPATTPAQPIHLSPQAPGSRAELPADLEQLGKDELLSLFDESLNESLKRTRMTRTSR; encoded by the coding sequence ATGAGTATGTCTGAAGCGGACTACATCGCCCGCCTGCGAAAGGCCGCCATCACCCTCAAGGAGATGGAGGGAAAGCTGGGGGCCCTCGAGCGGACCCGCTCGGAGCCGATCGCCATCATCGGCATGGGCTGCCGCCTGCCGGGTGGAGCCTCGACGCCCGAGGCCTTCTGGAAGCTGCTCGACGGCGGCGTGGACGCGGTCTCGCCCGCTCCGGCGGACCGCTGGGGCAAGGACCCCTATGACGCGGGCGACACGGCCACGCCGGATCAGCAGTCGGCCCGCTGGGGTGCCTTCCTGAAGGAGCGGATGGACCTGTTCGATCCGCACTTCTTCGGCATTTCGCCGCGTGAGGCGATGAGCCTCGACCCACAGCAGCGCGTGCTGCTCGAGGTGACGTGGGAGGCACTGGAGCGCGCGGGGCTCGTGCCCGAGCAGCTCATGGGCTCGAAGACGGGCGTGTTCCTCGGGGTGAACACCAACGACTACGAGCAGTACATCCTGCCGAGGGACCCGACCTCGCTGGACGTGTATCACTTCACGGGCAACGGGCACTGCTTCCCGCCGGGGCGGCTGTCGTACGTGCTGGGCCTCCAGGGGCCGAGCCTCGCAGTGGACACGGCGTGCTCCTCGTCGCTGGTGGCGGTGCACCTGGCCTGCCAGAGCCTGCGCAATGGCGAGAGCTCCATGGCGCTCGCGGGTGGCGTGAGCCTCATCCTGCTGCCGTGGGTGACGCACCTGCTCGCCACGTCCCAGGCGCTGTCGCCGGACGGGCGGTGCAAGACGTTCGACGCTCAGGCCAACGGCTACGTGCGCGGCGAGGGCTGCGGCATCGTCGTCCTCAAGCGCCTGTCGGACGCGCAGGCCGCGGGTGACAAGATTCTCGCCGTCATCCGGGGCTCGGCGGTCAATCAGGATGGCCGCTCCACCGGCCTCACGGCGCCCAACGTGCTGGCCCAGAAGGCCATGCTGAAGGCGGCGCTGGAGAACGCGCGCGTCTCTCCGTCGGACATCACCTATGTCGAGACGCACGGCACCGGCACCTCGTTGGGCGACCCCATCGAGGTCGAGGCCCTCACCGAGGTGATCGGCCAGCCGCGCGAGGACGGCTCGCAGGTCGTGCTGGGCGCGGTGAAGACGAACGTGGGCCACCTGGAGGCCGCGGCGGGCGTCACGGCGCTCATCAAGACGGTGCTGTCGCTCCAGAACGAGGCCATTCCTGGCAACCTGAACTTCAAGCGGCTGAACCCTCGCATCAAGCTGGAGGGGACGCCGTTCGTCATCCCCACGCGCAGGGTGGAGTGGAAGAAGGGAGGGAAGCGCCGCTTCGCGGGCGTGAGTGGCTTTGGCATGAGCGGCACCAACGCCCACCTGATCCTCGAGGAAGCTCCGGACACCGAGCCGCTCGCCGCCGAGCAGTCGCCCACCGAGCGCGTCCTCACGCTCTCGGCGCGTACGGCTCCCGCGCTGGACGCCCTGGCGCGCGAGTATGTGAAGTTCCTCGGTGCCGAGGGTGAGGGACAGTCCTGGAGCGAGCGCGATATCGCCTTCACCGCCGCCCAGCGCCGGACCCACCACAAGCAGCGCCTCGCCCTGGTTGGCCGGAGCAAGCAGGACTGGCGTCAGGCCTTGGAGGCCTATCTCGAGGGTGAGCAGCCGGGAGGTGTCTCGCGCTCGGAGGTCGCGGGAGAGAAGTCGAAGGTCGTCTTCGTGTTCCCGGGCCAGGGCTCGCAGTGGGAGGGCATGGGCCGCAAGCTCCTCCAGCAGGAGCCCGTCTTCCGCGCCGCCCTCGAGGAGTGCGACGCCGCCATCCGCGAGGAGACCGGCTGGTCCCTGCTCGAGGAGCTTCAGGCGAGCGGCGAGCAGTCCAAGCTCGACCGCATCGACGTCATCCAGCCCGCCCTCTTCGCCATGAGCGTCGGCCTCGCCGCCCTCTGGAAGCACTGGGGCGTTCAGCCGGACGCCGTCATCGGCCACAGCATGGGTGAAGTCGCCGCCGCCTACGTCGCCGGTGCGCTCAGCCTCCAGGACGCAGCCAGCATCATCTGCCGCCGCAGCCTCCTCATGCGCCGCCTCAGTGGCAGGGGCGCCATGGCCCTCGTCGAGCTCTCCCTGGAGCAGGCTCGCGAGGAGGTGAAGGGCCTCGAGCAGAAGCTCTCCGTCGCCGTCAGCAACGGTCCTCGCGCCACCGTTCTCTCCGGTGAGCCCCAGGCGCTGGAAGAAGTCATCCAGAAGCTCGAGAAGCGCGGCGTCTTCTGCCGCCGCATCAAGGTGGACGTCGCCTCCCACAGCCCGCAGATGGACGAGATTCGCGACGAGCTGCTCGGCGCCCTCTCCAGCGTGAAGGGCCTGGCGCCTCGCATCACCCTGCAGTCCACCGTGGTGGGCCGTCCAGTGGCGGAGGGCGAGCTCTCCGCCAACTACTGGGTGAGCAACCTGCGCGAGCCCGTCCTCTTCGCCCAGGGCGTGGACCAACTTCTAAAGTCGGGTCACGACGTCTTCCTGGAGATGAGCCCTCACCCCATCCTCCTGCCCTCCGTCCAGGAGGCGCTCGCGGACACGAAGAGCAAGGGTCTCGCGGTGGCCTCGCTGCGCCGCGAGCAGGATGACCGCCGCGTGCTGCTCGAGTCGGTGGCCGCGCTCCACACCCACGGCCTCTCCGTGGACTGGAAGCAGGTGAATGGCGAGCAGGGCCAGCGCGCGCCCCTGCCCACGTACCCGTGGCAGCGCGAGCGCTACTGGCTCGAGGAGACGGCGCAGGCGCCAGCCGTGGCGCAGATGGCGAGGAGCACGACGGCGCGGACGGGACCGGTGGTGCACCCACTGCTGGGGACTCCGGTGCCGCTGTCCGTCGAGGGTGGCCCGCGCTTCTGGGAGTACACGCTGAGCGCGGAGACGGCGCCCTACCTGGTGGACCACCAGGTGCAGGGCGAGGTGGTGGTGCCGGCGGCGGCCTACTCGGAGCTGGGGCTGGCGGCGGCGGCGGCGACGCACGGGGAGAAGCCCTACGTGCTGGAGGACGTGAGCTTCCAGCGCATGCTCTCGCTGTCCGCGTCCAACGCGTACACCGTGCAGGTGGCGCTCACCGACAAGGGTGAGGGCCGCATGGGCTTCCAGGTGTCGAGCCTGCAGAACGTGGGGTGGATCCGCCACGCGGCGGGCACGATTCGCGCCAACGACGAGCTCCCCCCTGGCGAGCGCGTGATGCACGAGCCGCCGAAGCAGCTCATCGAGCGCTGCCCGAACGTCATCGCCACGCAGGCGAACTACGAGCTGCTGAGGAACCAGGGGCTCGAGTACGGCCCGTACTTCCAGGGCGTGAAGGAGCTGTGGCAGGGCGCGGGCGAGGTGCTGGGCCGGGTGACGCACCTGGAGGGGCCGGAGGCGCCGCTGGCGGGCTACCGGCTGCATCCGGCGCTGCTGGACTCGTGCTTCCAGGTGCTCGGCGTGCTGCTCTTCGCGCCGGAGGGCAACGAGACGGGCGAGCCGGAGACGTACGTCGCGGTGGGCATGGAGAAGGTGCACTTCTACCGCCCGCTGGAGCGCGAGGTGTGGGCGCACGGCTGGCTGCGCAAGCGCGAGGGGAGCGGCAAGGAGAGCCGCATCGGCGACGTGGTGATGATGAACGAGGCGGGCGAGGTGCTCGCCGAGGTGAAGGGCCTGCGGGTGCAGCGGCTGGAGGGTGGAGGCCGCACGAAGCCGGTGGGCGAGGAGTGGCTGTACGCGCTGGACTGGAAGCGGCACGAGGGCACGCTGTCCGAGCAGGGGCCGGAGGGCGAGGGCGCGTGGCTGGTGCTCTCGGACGCGCGCGGCACGGGCGATGCGCTGGCGGAGTTGCTGGAGGCGCGCGGGCAGCGCTGCGTGACGGTGGTGGCGTCCGACGGGTACGAGAAGCTCGAGGCCGGACGCTTCCGGGTGAACGCGGCGGCGGCGGAGGACTACCGCCGGGTGCTGAAGGAGGCCTTCGGCGACGCGGGCTGCCGGGGCGTGGTGCACCTGTGGAGCCTGGACGCGAGCGACACGGAGGACCTGGAGCAAGCGCTGCGGCAGGGAAGCCAGAGCGCGCTGTACCTGGCGCAGTCGCTGGTGCGGCAGGGCTGGCGCGACACGCCGCGGTTGTGGCTCGCGACGCGAGGCGCCCACGCGGTGAAGCAGGGTGAGAGCGTGGCCCTGGCGCAGACGCCGCTGTGGGGCTTCGGCCGGGCGCTGACGCTCGAGCACCCCGAGCTGCAGACCATCCTGGTGGACGTGGTCGGCGAGAACGCGAAGGCGCAGGCCCTCACGCTGCTCAAGGAGCTGGGCGCGACGGACGGCGAGACGCAGGTGGCGTGGCGGGGAGAGGCCCGGTACGCGGCACGGCTCTCGCGCGGCACGTACGAGGCGCTGGGCGGTGAGCCGAAGGCGCTCGAGGCCGAGGCCACCTACCTGCTCACCGGCGGTCTGGGAGGCCTGGGTCTCTCGGTGGCGAAGTGGATGGTGGAGAAGGGCGCTCGCAACCTCGTGCTCATGGGACGCGGTGAGCCCACCGAGGCCGCGCGTCAGACGCTCCAGGAGCTGGAGAAGGCGGGGGCCCGCGTGGTGGTGGAGCGCGCGGACGTGTCCAGGCGCGAGCAACTGCAAGCCGCCTTCGCGCGGATGGAGAAGGAGCTGCCCCCGCTCAAGGGCGTGGTGCACGCGGCGGTGGTGCTCGAGGACCGCACGGTGCTGGAGATGGACGGCGAGCGCTTCGCCCGGCCCCTTCCTCCCAAGGTCCAGGGCGCGTGGAACCTGCACACGCTCACGGCCGACAAGCCGCTGGACTTCTTCATCATGTACTCGTCGGCGGCGTCGCTGCTGGGCTCGCCGGGACAGAGCAACTACGCGGCGGCCAACGCCTTCATGGACGCGCTGGCGCACCACCGGCGGAGCAAGGGCCTCACGGGCCTGAGCATCAACTGGGGTGCGTTCTCCGACGTGGGCCAGGCGGCGGCACAGGCCAACCGCGGCGAGCGTCTGTCCTTCCGCGGCATCAGCGGCCTCAAGCCGGCGCAGGGCACGGCGGTGCTGGGACGGCTGCTGTCGAGCCGCGCTGCCCAGGTGTCGGTGATGCAGCTCGACGCGCGGCAGTGGCTGGAGTTCTACCCGAGCGCCAGCTCGCCGCTGTGGACGCAGCTGCTCGCCGAGCCCACGCAGGCCAAGGCCGAGGAGCCCGGCGCCGCGAAGATTCGCGAGGAGCTGCGCAAGGCCGAGCCGGCCCGGCGCCTGCCGGTGCTGGAGGAGCACCTGGCCGGGCACATGGCGCGCGTGCTGCGGCTGGAGGCCTCGAAGATCGACCGGATGGAGGCCTTCACCAACATGGGCCTGGACTCGCTGATGAGCCTGGAGCTGCGCAACAAGCTCGAGTCCAGCCTGGGGTTGAAGCTGTCGGCGACGCTGCTCTTCACCTATCCGAACCTCGCGGCGCTCGCCGAGTACCTGCTCGGGAAGATCGCCGCCTCGGAGGAGACCACCGCCCAGGCGGCGGCACCGGCCACCACGCCGGCCCAACCCATTCACCTCTCCCCCCAGGCCCCCGGTTCGCGCGCGGAGCTGCCCGCGGACCTCGAGCAGCTCGGCAAGGACGAGCTGCTGAGCCTGTTCGATGAATCGCTCAACGAGTCGCTGAAGCGCACCAGGATGACGAGGACGTCGCGATGA